In the genome of Clostridiales bacterium, the window TCCCTAAACGACTCTAGGATAATTCGGACAATGCCATAATAAATGCCGTAACACGCAAAGACAAATCCAGGAAAACTGCGCCTGCGCCCTAAGAAAAACCAAAGCAATAGACCAAAACCTATAAGGTTGAGCATGGACTCATAAAAAAACAGCGCCTGATACCACATCCCGTCAACCTTTACAGCTATCGGAAAAAACTGATAAGCTGGATTCAGCACAGGCTGGCCGTAAACTTCAGAGTTGGCGAAATTGCCCCATCTGCCTACAGCTTGGCCCAAAATCAAAAAGGGCGCGCCTATATCGCACATCATCAAAAAAGTTTCTTTCTTTTCGCCCGTCTTTTTTTCTTTGCGCTTATACATTAGGCTGTTAAAATACACTCCCAGTAAAGCGCCCAACACCCCGCCATAAATCGCCAGTCCTTGCAGCCTAAAGCCGTCTTCATAAAAGCCCAGCGCCTCGGCGAAAGTGTATTTTGCGCCCGAGCCTATTATATCAAAGATGACATAATACAATCTCGCGCCTATGATAGCAAACGGCAAAGCCCAAATTATTATATCAAAGACCACTTCAGGATTATATCCTCGTTTTTTTGCCGCAAAATATGCGCTTGCCGTTCCCGCGATTATGCCAAGCGCAATCAAAAAACCATACCAATTAAACTTAAAAGCCG includes:
- the lgt gene encoding prolipoprotein diacylglyceryl transferase; the encoded protein is MISFLAAFKFNWYGFLIALGIIAGTASAYFAAKKRGYNPEVVFDIIIWALPFAIIGARLYYVIFDIIGSGAKYTFAEALGFYEDGFRLQGLAIYGGVLGALLGVYFNSLMYKRKEKKTGEKKETFLMMCDIGAPFLILGQAVGRWGNFANSEVYGQPVLNPAYQFFPIAVKVDGMWYQALFFYESMLNLIGFGLLLWFFLGRRRSFPGFVFACYGIYYGIVRIILESFRDKELFVLYLIPDVLPVSQFVSAIAIILGAVGIIYVWQKAQKEGKKPPILVYYDDWEKTGLPEEIYGRPLLIDEYEYIEADEEESVQEFLEKSGKDADAQSKDKD